A region of bacterium DNA encodes the following proteins:
- a CDS encoding aminopeptidase: MPTRKTAKKAAPTARKKVVKKAAAKAAARKPAARRTPAKAVAPAPLDEQLLAAARTAVKVCMNVQPGETVTVITDENKRNIGQALWLAAKEAGAEAMLAEIIPRSRNGEEPPAPIAALMAASAVVLCPTTKSVTHTESRRQACERGARIATLPGITEDMMIRCLSADYQTIAARSRKLSEELQRGDLIRVTSPAGTDITMRRGDRYPKPDTGLYHQPGTSGNLPAGETFFAPLEGTAEGKIVFEAAVAGIGKLQQPIHILVRNGNAVEITGGQEADKLNQLVDAVGPAGRNLAELGIGTNDRAQITGLILEDEKVMGTVHLALGDNKSMGGTVGVSSHLDGLVLRPTVYVDGRMIMDTGNLLV; this comes from the coding sequence ATGCCGACTCGCAAGACTGCAAAAAAGGCTGCTCCCACCGCCCGCAAGAAAGTCGTGAAGAAAGCCGCAGCCAAAGCGGCCGCCAGGAAACCGGCAGCCCGCCGGACACCGGCCAAAGCTGTGGCGCCGGCGCCGCTGGACGAGCAACTGCTCGCGGCCGCGCGCACCGCCGTCAAAGTGTGCATGAATGTGCAACCGGGTGAGACGGTGACGGTCATCACCGATGAAAACAAACGCAACATCGGCCAGGCGCTGTGGCTGGCGGCCAAGGAAGCAGGCGCCGAGGCCATGCTGGCGGAAATCATTCCCCGCTCGCGCAACGGTGAAGAGCCGCCCGCCCCGATCGCCGCGCTCATGGCAGCTAGCGCCGTGGTGCTGTGCCCGACCACCAAATCCGTCACGCACACCGAATCCCGGCGTCAAGCCTGCGAACGCGGGGCGCGCATCGCCACGCTGCCCGGCATTACCGAAGACATGATGATCCGTTGTCTGAGCGCGGATTATCAAACCATCGCGGCACGCAGCCGCAAGCTCTCCGAGGAATTGCAGCGCGGCGATCTCATCCGTGTCACCAGCCCCGCCGGCACCGACATCACCATGCGGCGCGGCGATCGCTATCCCAAGCCTGACACCGGACTGTATCATCAACCCGGCACTTCCGGCAACCTGCCGGCGGGCGAGACTTTCTTTGCGCCGCTGGAAGGCACCGCCGAGGGCAAGATCGTCTTCGAGGCCGCGGTCGCGGGCATCGGCAAGCTGCAACAGCCCATTCACATTCTGGTGCGCAACGGCAACGCGGTGGAAATCACCGGCGGGCAGGAGGCCGACAAGCTCAATCAACTGGTCGATGCGGTCGGGCCGGCCGGCCGCAATCTCGCCGAGCTTGGCATCGGCACCAACGATCGGGCGCAGATCACCGGCCTGATCCTCGAAGATGAAAAAGTCATGGGTACGGTTCATCTTGCGCTCGGCGACAACAAATCGATGGGCGGCACGGTGGGTGTGTCGAGCCATCTCGACGGCCTGGTGCTGCGGCCGACGGTGTATGTCGACGGCCGCATGATCATGGACACGGGCAACCTTCTGGTGTAA
- a CDS encoding M20 family metallo-hydrolase → MNPKFNAPLTHLLDRLDQYHEEAIELQRQLTRIPALSPENGGEGEKTKADFLHNWLTHALRPDAMQWLNAPDARVPCGYRPNFVARCKGASARRTIWIMAHLDVVPPGDLSKWTGDPWTLRVETDAKGRRKLIGRGAEDNQQGLVSAVFAVKALRDLSLLPAYDVALLFVADEETGSVYGAQYLLQQHRRLFEAHDLMIIPDAGDDKGAMIEVAEKSILWLRFQTVGKQCHGSEPEKGRNAHKAASYLAYRLDSLYRRFRKRNAMFAPPFSTFEPTKREANVPNINTIPGEDVMYFDCRLLPEYKVSEVMTTVRAMVKEVEKKFRVKISVSSQQGEQAAPPTSSEAPVVKAIAAAVRDLRRLRPKPMGIGGGTVAGFFRRAGIPAAVWSTMDDTAHSPDEYCLLENLLDDAKVFAHIFMQP, encoded by the coding sequence ATGAACCCCAAGTTCAATGCTCCCTTGACGCACCTGCTCGACCGCCTCGACCAGTATCACGAGGAAGCGATCGAGTTGCAGCGGCAGCTTACCCGCATTCCCGCGCTCTCCCCCGAGAATGGCGGCGAGGGCGAAAAAACCAAGGCCGATTTTCTCCACAACTGGCTGACGCACGCCTTGCGACCCGATGCGATGCAATGGTTGAATGCACCGGACGCGCGCGTGCCCTGCGGTTATCGTCCCAACTTCGTGGCCCGCTGCAAAGGCGCTTCCGCTCGCCGCACAATCTGGATCATGGCGCACCTCGATGTGGTGCCACCCGGTGATCTTTCGAAATGGACGGGCGATCCCTGGACCTTGCGTGTCGAGACCGACGCCAAAGGCCGGCGCAAACTGATCGGCCGCGGCGCGGAAGACAATCAGCAGGGGTTGGTGTCTGCGGTGTTCGCCGTGAAAGCACTGCGCGACTTGTCGCTCCTGCCGGCGTATGACGTAGCGCTGCTGTTCGTCGCCGATGAGGAAACCGGCAGCGTCTACGGTGCGCAGTATCTGTTGCAGCAGCACCGCCGCCTGTTTGAAGCGCATGATCTCATGATCATTCCCGATGCCGGCGACGACAAGGGCGCGATGATCGAAGTCGCCGAGAAGAGCATTCTCTGGTTGCGTTTTCAAACCGTCGGCAAGCAATGCCACGGCTCGGAGCCGGAGAAGGGCCGCAATGCGCACAAGGCCGCGAGCTACCTGGCGTATCGGCTGGACTCGCTCTACCGCCGTTTCCGCAAACGCAACGCGATGTTCGCCCCGCCGTTTTCAACCTTCGAGCCCACCAAGCGCGAGGCGAATGTGCCCAACATCAACACCATTCCCGGTGAAGATGTGATGTATTTCGATTGCCGCCTGTTGCCGGAATACAAAGTGTCCGAGGTGATGACTACCGTGCGCGCCATGGTCAAGGAAGTCGAGAAGAAGTTTCGCGTCAAGATCAGCGTCAGCTCCCAGCAGGGCGAACAGGCGGCGCCGCCCACCTCCAGCGAAGCGCCGGTGGTCAAAGCCATCGCCGCGGCGGTGCGCGACTTGCGCCGGCTGCGGCCCAAACCGATGGGCATCGGCGGCGGCACGGTGGCGGGATTCTTCCGGCGCGCCGGCATCCCGGCAGCGGTGTGGTCAACGATGGATGACACGGCCCACAGCCCGGACGAATACTGCCTGCTCGAAAACCTGCTTGACGATGCCAAAGTGTTTGCGCATATTTTCATGCAACCGTGA
- a CDS encoding energy-coupling factor transporter transmembrane protein EcfT, which yields MNLWQNITLGRYFPADSIVHRLDPRAKLLATIGIMFTIMLTESWPALLLWTALLGAAMLSTRIPFRIFVRNLRAFLWLFGITILLHALTSSTAPEVARWGFAFSWSGVLMGVKYALRLGLLVIAAAILSNTTIPTDLTDGLERLLRPLQRLKFPVHELALMTTMALRFAPTIVEEAQRIQRAQISRGARFEGSLLQRVQALVPMLVPLFVSTFNRADELAVAMEARCYQGGEGRVSYRELAWRRRDWATLGVVAGMSLLAFHLSR from the coding sequence ATGAATTTATGGCAGAATATCACCCTCGGAAGATACTTCCCGGCAGACTCGATCGTTCACCGGCTTGATCCACGCGCCAAGCTGCTCGCAACTATTGGCATCATGTTCACGATCATGCTGACGGAATCCTGGCCGGCACTGCTGCTGTGGACGGCTCTCCTCGGCGCGGCCATGCTCAGCACGCGCATTCCGTTTCGCATCTTTGTGAGGAATCTCCGTGCTTTCCTCTGGCTGTTCGGAATTACCATTCTCCTGCACGCACTGACCAGTTCCACAGCCCCTGAGGTTGCGAGGTGGGGTTTTGCTTTTTCCTGGAGCGGCGTGTTGATGGGAGTGAAATATGCCCTGCGGCTCGGCCTGCTGGTGATCGCCGCGGCGATCTTGTCGAACACGACCATTCCGACTGACCTGACCGACGGCCTGGAGCGGCTGCTGCGGCCGTTGCAGCGGCTCAAGTTTCCAGTGCACGAACTGGCGTTGATGACCACCATGGCGTTGCGCTTCGCGCCGACGATCGTGGAAGAAGCGCAGCGCATCCAGCGGGCGCAGATTTCGCGCGGCGCTCGTTTCGAGGGCAGCTTGCTGCAACGCGTGCAAGCGCTCGTTCCCATGCTGGTGCCGCTGTTTGTCTCCACCTTCAACCGCGCGGATGAGCTGGCGGTGGCGATGGAAGCGCGCTGCTATCAAGGCGGCGAGGGCCGCGTGAGTTATCGCGAGCTGGCGTGGCGCCGGCGTGACTGGGCGACGCTCGGCGTGGTGGCGGGCATGAGCCTGCTGGCGTTCCACCTTTCTCGATGA
- the truA gene encoding tRNA pseudouridine(38-40) synthase TruA has protein sequence MPNIKLILEYDGSNFCGWQYQPKRRTVQSEVQRALKILLKEEVGLHVAGRTDAGVHALNQVANFRTSVAVEPQRLPRKLNGILPRDVVVKQAEFVPEAFHARYDAVSRQYLYVLSRHPVAVGRGYAYFCKFPLAVEAMQAAAQHLLGEHNFRAFCASNTEDPHYLSRVEMVQWEDSGEKILVRLRANRFLRSMVRIIIGTLIEVGRGALPAEEVAAILANQKRVHAGATAPPHGLFLERVYYPATATVLPPEEAAALERLREEAQPAALAEDLN, from the coding sequence ATGCCGAATATCAAGCTGATTCTGGAATACGACGGCAGTAATTTTTGCGGCTGGCAATATCAACCCAAGCGGCGCACGGTGCAAAGCGAGGTGCAGCGCGCCCTCAAAATTCTGCTGAAAGAGGAGGTCGGGCTGCACGTCGCCGGCCGCACCGACGCCGGGGTGCATGCCCTCAACCAAGTCGCGAATTTCCGCACGTCGGTTGCAGTGGAGCCGCAGCGCCTGCCGCGCAAGCTCAACGGCATCCTGCCGCGTGATGTCGTGGTCAAGCAGGCGGAGTTCGTGCCGGAGGCGTTTCACGCCCGCTATGATGCCGTGAGCCGGCAGTATCTCTATGTGCTCAGCCGCCATCCGGTGGCCGTCGGCCGGGGGTATGCGTATTTCTGCAAGTTTCCGCTTGCAGTGGAAGCGATGCAGGCCGCGGCGCAACACCTGTTGGGCGAACACAATTTTCGCGCCTTTTGCGCCAGCAACACCGAAGATCCGCACTATCTCAGCCGCGTCGAGATGGTGCAATGGGAAGACAGCGGCGAGAAAATTCTCGTGCGGCTGCGCGCCAACCGGTTTTTGCGCAGCATGGTGCGCATCATCATCGGTACGCTGATCGAGGTTGGCCGCGGCGCCCTGCCTGCGGAGGAGGTGGCAGCGATCCTGGCAAATCAAAAGCGCGTGCATGCCGGCGCCACCGCGCCGCCGCACGGCTTGTTTCTGGAACGGGTCTACTATCCGGCCACGGCCACGGTGTTGCCGCCGGAGGAGGCGGCAGCGCTTGAACGCCTGCGCGAGGAAGCGCAGCCAGCGGCGCTGGCTGAAGATTTGAACTGA
- the fsa gene encoding fructose-6-phosphate aldolase, translating into MKLFLDTANLGEIKKIAAMGLLDGVTTNPTLISKEKGEFKQILRNICEVVPGPVNAEVVSLEADGMVKEGRELAKIHKNIVVKIPMTREGLVAVRRLSSEKIPTNVTLIFSPNQALLAAKAGASYVSPFLGRLDDISHVGMDLVRTIVEVYENYEFETEVLAASLRNPVHVVEAALAGADIATLPAKVFDQLFDHPLTDIGLKRFLEDWEKVKQGQV; encoded by the coding sequence ATGAAGCTTTTTCTCGACACCGCCAATCTTGGCGAAATCAAAAAGATCGCGGCGATGGGCCTGCTCGACGGCGTTACCACCAATCCCACGCTGATTTCAAAAGAAAAGGGAGAATTCAAGCAGATTCTGCGCAACATCTGCGAAGTCGTGCCGGGCCCGGTGAACGCGGAAGTCGTTTCGCTGGAGGCTGACGGCATGGTCAAAGAAGGCCGCGAGCTTGCCAAAATCCACAAGAACATCGTGGTCAAAATTCCGATGACGCGCGAAGGGCTGGTGGCAGTGCGGCGGCTGTCGAGTGAGAAGATTCCCACCAACGTCACGTTGATTTTCAGCCCGAACCAGGCTCTGCTCGCCGCCAAAGCCGGCGCTTCCTATGTCAGCCCGTTCCTGGGCCGGCTCGACGACATCTCGCACGTGGGCATGGATCTCGTGCGCACCATCGTCGAGGTTTATGAAAACTATGAATTCGAGACCGAAGTGCTGGCCGCGAGTCTGCGCAATCCGGTTCATGTGGTCGAGGCCGCGCTCGCGGGCGCGGATATCGCCACGTTGCCGGCGAAAGTCTTTGACCAGCTCTTCGATCACCCGCTCACCGACATCGGCCTGAAGCGGTTCCTGGAAGACTGGGAAAAGGTCAAGCAAGGTCAGGTTTGA
- the purB gene encoding adenylosuccinate lyase: MIARYTLPEMGRIWSEDNKLAVWLQVEILACEAQAELGAVPAAAVANLKAKAGFSPSRVLEIENTVKHDVIAFLTNVAETVGPDSRYLHLGMTSSDLLDTALAVQLKQAGELLLRRLEALQAAIRDQAVAHKHTICIGRSHGVHAEPTTFGLKLAVWYDEIGRQRQRLQQAVQNVAVGKISGAVGTYAHLDPRVEAYVCEQLGLRPAAISTQIVQRDGHAEFLNTLALLGASLEKFATEIRSLQRTEILEAEEPFTAGQKGSSAMPHKRNPITCERIVGLARLLRGHALAGMENIALWHERDISHSSVERVVLPDSTIVLDYMLVQFTKVVADLQIYPENMRRNLERTQGLIHSQQVLLALTRKGMAREEAYRVVQEHAMAIWNVALGAATPAAGFQERLLADALVRRYLSEKEIAQCFELEHNFRHLDAIFARLGLP, from the coding sequence ATGATCGCACGCTATACTTTGCCCGAAATGGGCCGGATTTGGAGCGAGGACAACAAGCTCGCGGTTTGGCTGCAGGTCGAAATCCTCGCCTGTGAAGCGCAAGCCGAACTGGGCGCGGTGCCGGCCGCGGCCGTGGCCAACCTCAAAGCCAAAGCCGGGTTTTCTCCCAGCCGCGTGTTGGAGATCGAAAACACCGTCAAGCACGACGTGATTGCCTTTCTCACCAACGTCGCGGAAACCGTGGGGCCGGACAGCCGCTACCTCCATCTCGGCATGACCTCCTCTGATCTGTTGGATACCGCCCTGGCCGTGCAACTGAAGCAGGCGGGCGAGCTGCTGCTGCGCCGGCTGGAGGCTTTGCAGGCGGCCATTCGCGACCAGGCGGTGGCGCACAAGCACACCATCTGCATCGGCCGTTCACACGGCGTGCACGCCGAGCCGACCACCTTCGGCTTGAAACTGGCAGTGTGGTATGATGAAATCGGCCGCCAGCGCCAGCGTTTGCAGCAGGCCGTGCAGAACGTGGCAGTCGGCAAAATCTCCGGCGCGGTCGGCACCTATGCGCATCTCGATCCGCGCGTCGAAGCGTATGTGTGTGAGCAGCTCGGGTTGCGGCCGGCGGCGATTTCCACGCAAATCGTGCAGCGCGATGGGCATGCGGAATTTCTCAACACCCTGGCGTTGCTCGGCGCCTCGCTGGAGAAATTCGCCACTGAGATCCGCAGCCTGCAGCGCACGGAAATTCTGGAAGCCGAAGAGCCGTTTACCGCTGGCCAGAAAGGCTCCTCGGCGATGCCGCACAAGCGCAACCCGATAACCTGCGAGCGCATCGTGGGCCTGGCGCGGCTGTTGCGCGGCCATGCGCTCGCCGGCATGGAGAACATTGCGCTGTGGCATGAGCGTGACATTTCGCACAGCTCGGTGGAGCGCGTCGTCCTGCCGGACAGCACGATCGTGCTGGATTACATGCTGGTGCAATTCACCAAAGTGGTCGCAGACCTGCAAATCTATCCGGAAAACATGCGACGCAACCTCGAGCGCACCCAGGGCCTGATTCATTCCCAACAGGTGCTGCTCGCGCTCACGCGCAAAGGCATGGCCCGCGAGGAGGCCTATCGCGTGGTGCAGGAGCATGCCATGGCGATTTGGAATGTCGCGTTGGGTGCCGCCACGCCGGCGGCGGGATTTCAGGAACGGCTGCTGGCCGATGCACTGGTGCGGCGTTATCTTTCGGAAAAGGAAATCGCGCAGTGTTTTGAATTGGAACACAATTTTCGGCATCTCGATGCGATCTTTGCTCGCCTCGGGCTGCCGTAA
- a CDS encoding phosphatidylserine decarboxylase family protein: protein MHREGLTIVLALAITALLLTLIYRTLGGGFIVRGLSVLCWATTAMAVFFFRDPERVIPNGKGEVVSPADGTVIGIDEVEEPLFLQGRARRVSIFLSVFNVHVNRVPVEGTVKLVQYHRGRFHVASLPQASSENEQSVIGVESPWGRVLFKQIAGLIARRIVYDVREGLEVRRGERFGIIKFGSRMEVYLPLDTEIKVRLNEKVRAGESIIGEFKNAA from the coding sequence GTGCATCGAGAAGGTTTGACGATTGTTCTGGCTTTGGCAATAACAGCCTTGCTTCTGACTCTCATTTATCGTACACTCGGCGGTGGTTTCATCGTCCGCGGCCTGAGCGTGCTGTGCTGGGCGACAACGGCGATGGCGGTCTTTTTCTTCCGCGACCCCGAGCGCGTGATTCCGAACGGCAAGGGCGAGGTGGTTTCACCCGCCGATGGCACAGTCATTGGCATCGACGAGGTGGAGGAGCCGCTGTTCCTGCAGGGGCGGGCGCGGCGGGTCAGCATCTTCCTGTCGGTATTCAACGTGCATGTCAATCGGGTGCCGGTGGAAGGCACGGTGAAGCTGGTGCAGTATCACCGCGGCCGTTTTCACGTCGCTTCGCTGCCCCAGGCTTCCAGCGAGAATGAGCAGTCAGTGATCGGCGTTGAGTCCCCGTGGGGCAGGGTGTTGTTCAAGCAGATTGCCGGGCTGATCGCGCGGCGCATCGTGTACGACGTGCGCGAAGGTTTGGAGGTGCGGCGCGGCGAGCGCTTCGGCATAATCAAATTCGGTTCACGGATGGAAGTTTATCTCCCTCTCGACACAGAAATCAAAGTCCGCCTCAATGAAAAGGTGCGGGCCGGGGAGAGCATCATCGGAGAATTCAAAAATGCTGCGTAA
- the pssA gene encoding CDP-diacylglycerol--serine O-phosphatidyltransferase: MLRKQALAPNLMTLINLLLGFLAIVFAANGKYVTSGWLTIIAAVCDVLDGKIARALHTSSDFGIEFDSLADVVSFGVAPAFLIYRAQLSELGLLGVMVCFLPLAAGAIRLARFNTTASLLDKHNFVGMPIPAGASLISSYVIFSHQLWGTVQFSGLTITLILIGSTLMVSTIEFDALPKFSLRRGRQNTLKLVLLVVAVSAFLLFPAQALFPLALAYILMQVARALRNSFRDEEEEEALPDVSISKR, from the coding sequence ATGCTGCGTAAACAAGCATTGGCGCCGAACCTCATGACCCTGATCAACCTGCTGCTCGGCTTTCTGGCCATCGTATTTGCCGCCAACGGCAAATACGTGACCAGCGGGTGGCTCACCATCATCGCGGCGGTCTGCGATGTCTTGGACGGCAAGATCGCTCGCGCGCTGCACACCTCCTCCGATTTCGGCATCGAGTTTGACTCGCTTGCCGATGTGGTCTCCTTCGGCGTGGCACCGGCCTTCTTGATTTACCGCGCCCAGCTCAGTGAGCTGGGCTTGCTGGGGGTCATGGTTTGCTTTCTGCCTTTGGCCGCCGGCGCCATTCGCCTGGCCCGTTTCAACACCACCGCGTCCCTGCTGGACAAGCACAATTTCGTGGGCATGCCGATTCCCGCCGGCGCCAGTTTGATCAGCTCCTATGTCATCTTCAGCCACCAGCTCTGGGGCACCGTGCAATTCTCCGGCCTCACCATCACCCTGATCCTGATCGGATCGACGCTGATGGTCTCCACCATCGAATTCGATGCGCTGCCCAAGTTCTCTTTGCGCCGCGGCCGGCAAAACACCTTGAAACTCGTGCTGCTGGTGGTAGCCGTGTCCGCCTTTCTGCTCTTCCCCGCGCAAGCTTTGTTTCCCCTGGCCCTCGCCTACATTCTGATGCAGGTCGCGCGCGCCTTGCGCAACAGCTTCCGCGATGAAGAAGAAGAAGAAGCCTTGCCGGACGTTTCCATCAGTAAACGCTGA
- the purS gene encoding phosphoribosylformylglycinamidine synthase subunit PurS codes for MKALIHITLKEGILDPQGKTIHHALQTLGFTAMAEVRTGKLIEISLAGLDHGGAAAVVEEACRKLLANPVMENYSYSIVE; via the coding sequence GTGAAAGCTCTGATTCATATCACCCTCAAAGAGGGCATTCTCGACCCACAGGGCAAAACCATCCACCATGCGCTGCAGACGCTGGGATTCACCGCCATGGCCGAAGTCCGCACCGGCAAATTGATCGAAATTTCGCTCGCCGGCCTCGATCACGGCGGCGCGGCGGCGGTGGTGGAAGAAGCCTGCCGGAAACTGCTGGCCAATCCCGTCATGGAAAATTACAGCTACTCGATCGTTGAGTGA
- the purQ gene encoding phosphoribosylformylglycinamidine synthase subunit PurQ, whose protein sequence is MRFGVVVFPGSNCDHDCYHVLKHVLRQETRFIWHKERDLTGLEAVILPGGFSYGDYLRTGAIARFSPVMEEVIAFARAGGIVVGICNGFQILCEAGLLPGALLRNAHLRFVSRNVYVRSENAASRFTRPPVPAVLRMPVAHGDGNYFADAETLARLEQRRQILFRYCTAAGQVTPAANPNGSAAGIAGLMNAAGNVMGMMPHPERAAEAVFGSTAGAAIFAALIAAHAA, encoded by the coding sequence ATGCGCTTTGGCGTTGTCGTCTTCCCCGGCTCGAATTGCGATCATGACTGTTATCATGTCCTGAAGCATGTGCTGCGCCAGGAAACACGCTTCATCTGGCACAAGGAACGCGATCTCACCGGCCTGGAGGCGGTGATTCTGCCGGGCGGCTTTTCCTACGGCGATTACCTCCGCACCGGCGCCATCGCGCGTTTCTCGCCGGTGATGGAGGAAGTGATTGCCTTTGCCCGCGCCGGCGGGATTGTGGTCGGCATTTGCAACGGTTTTCAAATTCTCTGCGAAGCCGGACTGCTGCCCGGCGCCTTGCTGCGCAATGCCCACCTGCGTTTCGTTTCGAGAAACGTTTATGTGCGCTCGGAGAATGCTGCCAGCCGCTTCACCCGCCCGCCCGTACCGGCCGTGCTGAGAATGCCGGTGGCGCACGGCGACGGCAACTACTTCGCGGATGCGGAAACGCTGGCGCGCCTGGAACAACGCCGTCAGATTCTGTTTCGCTACTGCACCGCTGCCGGCCAAGTCACGCCGGCAGCCAATCCCAACGGCTCAGCCGCGGGAATTGCCGGCCTCATGAATGCAGCCGGCAATGTCATGGGCATGATGCCGCATCCCGAGCGTGCCGCGGAAGCGGTATTCGGCTCGACTGCCGGCGCCGCCATCTTCGCAGCGCTCATCGCCGCGCACGCCGCCTGA
- a CDS encoding DUF4321 domain-containing protein, producing the protein MPTRRKAGFIVFMVLLGGAIGTLLGKLIGLLMPAGVAREFFLADGTWAVGPLTLDAAVVKLTLGVSFDINVIGLIGIGVAVYLLRWVFN; encoded by the coding sequence GTGCCCACACGTCGAAAAGCTGGCTTCATCGTTTTCATGGTGTTGCTGGGGGGCGCGATCGGCACATTGTTGGGGAAATTGATCGGCCTGTTGATGCCGGCAGGCGTGGCCCGGGAATTTTTCCTGGCGGACGGCACCTGGGCGGTGGGTCCGCTCACGCTTGATGCCGCCGTGGTGAAATTGACACTCGGCGTCAGTTTCGATATCAACGTCATCGGGTTGATCGGGATCGGCGTGGCGGTTTATCTGCTGCGCTGGGTGTTCAACTGA
- the tatA gene encoding twin-arginine translocase TatA/TatE family subunit has product MFGQIGMSELLVILVVVLLVFGPKKLPELARGLSRGINEFRRAADEVKQELNLNLERETRYPRESERKSPPKES; this is encoded by the coding sequence ATGTTCGGCCAAATCGGAATGAGCGAGTTGCTCGTCATCCTCGTCGTCGTGCTGCTGGTCTTCGGCCCGAAGAAACTGCCGGAATTGGCCCGCGGCCTCAGCCGGGGGATCAATGAGTTCCGCCGCGCCGCCGACGAGGTCAAGCAGGAATTGAATCTCAACCTCGAACGGGAGACGCGCTATCCGCGCGAGAGCGAGCGCAAATCTCCCCCCAAAGAGTCTTGA
- a CDS encoding twin-arginine translocase TatA/TatE family subunit: MPGPQELIVILIIVLVLFGAKKLPELARGLGQGIREFKKAASSSDEQDKIEPPKQQSQANQPN; encoded by the coding sequence ATGCCTGGCCCCCAAGAGTTAATCGTCATCCTGATCATCGTTCTGGTGCTGTTTGGCGCGAAAAAGCTGCCGGAGCTAGCACGCGGCCTCGGCCAGGGCATTCGGGAATTCAAGAAGGCGGCAAGCAGTTCCGATGAGCAGGACAAGATCGAGCCGCCCAAGCAGCAATCGCAAGCGAACCAACCCAATTGA